Proteins from one Sphingobium herbicidovorans genomic window:
- a CDS encoding RES family NAD+ phosphorylase, producing MELVDIECELYRLIPSRFPPVSVFDGLVANDRLDQLAEIEARTNPRLQSDERLRALYGDSGSPQLQNWNLAPFKYLNPEGSRFFPSTWPALELSDDQQTALAVAVARREGFLRRTSEAALGLDMRMLKTPVAGKFADLSEVSPNLEREKRWEIARDLPEAADGIIYCPLSDRRTAATRFCEATGWGEPSRRFTIVLHGTDRVFRPSTPLMKWAEN from the coding sequence ATGGAGTTGGTCGACATCGAATGTGAGCTTTACAGGCTTATTCCCTCGCGTTTCCCGCCCGTTTCAGTTTTCGACGGCCTCGTGGCAAACGACAGGCTCGATCAACTCGCGGAGATCGAGGCGCGCACCAATCCGCGTTTACAGTCAGATGAGCGGCTACGAGCCTTATATGGTGATAGCGGGTCGCCGCAGCTTCAAAACTGGAATCTCGCTCCGTTCAAATACCTCAACCCTGAGGGGAGCCGCTTCTTCCCGTCTACCTGGCCAGCGTTGGAACTTTCCGACGATCAACAGACGGCGCTTGCTGTAGCGGTCGCTCGGCGCGAAGGATTCCTGCGGCGAACGAGTGAGGCCGCCCTTGGCTTGGACATGCGGATGCTCAAGACCCCGGTGGCGGGAAAGTTTGCGGACCTCTCGGAAGTTTCGCCCAACCTGGAGCGGGAAAAACGCTGGGAGATAGCAAGAGATTTGCCAGAAGCGGCGGATGGCATCATCTACTGCCCCCTGAGCGACCGTCGCACCGCTGCTACGCGGTTTTGCGAGGCGACAGGCTGGGGCGAACCATCCAGACGGTTCACTATCGTTTTGCATGGGACGGATCGCGTATTTCGGCCGTCTACGCCTTTGATGAAGTGGGCCGAAAATTAA
- a CDS encoding alginate export family protein, with the protein MSLRSWVAWPGAPFGIASAALFGASTPLAKALLGEGVNPWLLASLLYLGSGLGLAFVWVLRRRVSNEAPLVRGDWGWMALVVLAGGVAGPLLLMLGLTTTPASSAALLLNLEGLATMGIAWAVFRENVDRRLLLGALAILAGAALLAWQGTGSGFGLGAVAIAGACLAWGIDNNLTRGKGTKLTLTAGRMTLNLGSRRLVAADDYRNTTNGYTGLRADIAAPQGWKTTLIYTLPQVRLPDDTQGIRDAKVRLDRESFDLVLWGGQVSKAKAIGAAMAELSYFHLGERDAPGRPTRDRSLDTFGGRIIAEPRASKFDYEIEAFYQTGHVSASPAPTAARQSVGASFIHADVGYSFAGPWKPRLSVEFDRASGDKPGGRFGRFDTLFGMRRADLAPAGLYNAIARTNIMTPGIRIEATPSKRLDWFASYRPMWLAADQDSFSSTSVRDASGRSGDFAGHQIEARIRYWLVPTRLRFELDGLLLAKGRFLRDAPNAPPGEWTRYGSFNLTASF; encoded by the coding sequence ATGAGCCTCAGATCCTGGGTCGCCTGGCCGGGCGCGCCGTTCGGCATTGCCTCGGCGGCATTGTTCGGGGCGAGCACGCCGCTCGCCAAGGCGCTCCTGGGCGAAGGCGTGAACCCCTGGCTGCTGGCGAGCCTGCTCTATCTGGGATCGGGGTTAGGGCTGGCGTTCGTCTGGGTGCTGCGAAGACGGGTGAGCAACGAAGCGCCGCTCGTTCGTGGCGACTGGGGCTGGATGGCACTCGTGGTGCTTGCCGGGGGCGTTGCCGGCCCGCTGCTGCTGATGCTTGGCCTGACGACCACGCCAGCCTCCTCGGCCGCACTACTTCTCAACCTCGAGGGCCTCGCGACGATGGGCATTGCCTGGGCGGTGTTCCGCGAGAATGTTGATCGCCGACTGCTGCTCGGGGCGTTAGCGATCCTGGCGGGCGCGGCGCTGCTGGCCTGGCAGGGCACCGGCAGCGGATTCGGACTGGGCGCGGTCGCCATCGCCGGCGCCTGCCTCGCCTGGGGGATCGACAACAACCTCACACGCGGCAAGGGTACGAAACTCACGCTCACCGCTGGGCGCATGACGCTCAACCTGGGATCGCGCCGGCTGGTCGCGGCTGACGACTATCGCAACACGACCAATGGCTACACCGGCCTGCGCGCCGACATCGCCGCGCCGCAGGGCTGGAAGACGACGCTGATCTACACTCTGCCGCAAGTCCGTCTGCCCGACGACACCCAAGGCATTCGCGATGCCAAAGTGCGACTCGACAGGGAAAGCTTCGATCTCGTGCTGTGGGGCGGGCAGGTCAGCAAGGCCAAGGCGATCGGGGCAGCAATGGCGGAGCTAAGCTATTTCCATCTCGGCGAGCGCGATGCACCCGGGCGGCCCACACGGGACCGCTCGCTCGACACGTTCGGTGGGCGGATCATTGCCGAGCCGCGGGCCAGCAAGTTCGACTACGAGATCGAGGCCTTCTACCAGACCGGCCATGTCAGCGCGTCACCGGCGCCCACTGCGGCGCGGCAAAGCGTCGGCGCGAGCTTCATCCATGCCGACGTCGGCTACAGCTTCGCCGGCCCTTGGAAGCCGCGCCTATCGGTCGAGTTCGACCGGGCCAGCGGCGACAAACCCGGCGGCAGGTTCGGCCGCTTCGACACACTGTTCGGCATGCGCCGCGCCGATCTCGCGCCGGCCGGGCTCTACAATGCCATCGCCCGGACCAATATCATGACGCCCGGCATTCGCATCGAAGCGACACCGAGCAAGCGGCTCGACTGGTTCGCCTCTTATCGGCCGATGTGGCTGGCAGCGGATCAGGACAGCTTCTCCTCCACCAGCGTGCGCGACGCCTCGGGGCGCTCCGGTGATTTTGCCGGTCACCAGATCGAGGCACGCATTCGCTACTGGCTCGTGCCCACGCGGCTGCGCTTCGAACTCGACGGCCTGCTGCTCGCCAAGGGGCGCTTCCTCCGCGACGCACCCAATGCGCCGCCGGGAGAATGGACGCGCTATGGTTCGTTCAACTTGACGGCGAGCTTCTGA
- a CDS encoding MbcA/ParS/Xre antitoxin family protein, with protein sequence MGNSQADARAGMGTTRIPVELEAFFQIAERWELTTDDQIRLLGSPGRSTFFKWKKEGGTLPNDTTERLSHILAIWKALRILFTVDERGDAWMQKPNEFFDGQSALAIMLRGGVADIYRVRQYLDAQRGG encoded by the coding sequence ATGGGCAATTCGCAAGCCGATGCTCGCGCGGGCATGGGAACGACCCGGATTCCGGTGGAGCTAGAGGCCTTTTTCCAGATCGCGGAACGCTGGGAGTTGACCACTGACGATCAGATCAGGCTCTTGGGCTCACCGGGCAGGTCGACATTCTTCAAATGGAAGAAAGAGGGCGGAACGCTTCCGAATGATACGACAGAACGCCTCTCTCACATCTTGGCCATCTGGAAGGCCCTGCGTATCCTGTTCACGGTCGACGAACGCGGCGACGCGTGGATGCAAAAGCCCAACGAATTTTTTGATGGTCAGTCTGCCCTGGCTATCATGTTGCGAGGGGGAGTCGCAGACATATATCGAGTTCGGCAATATTTGGATGCTCAGCGCGGGGGTTGA